In Primulina huaijiensis isolate GDHJ02 chromosome 16, ASM1229523v2, whole genome shotgun sequence, a single genomic region encodes these proteins:
- the LOC140960741 gene encoding uncharacterized protein isoform X1: MDLPPRFRRHPRYGNAPHPPRFVYHHLTPLSPPPPLLLPPRILLPPLLPQHHDGQLPFPLHFSSSPYIPIPERSYFQELDPLRKPYLDRYHVPLIPPPRQDNLPFRIIHDYPLRDSIIEDQIFRRGCNNSSYDLPRTWDRELPCGSTEGNSMISEMGHRDRYSSSRVSGIEARDMWWKDANADARRWDNGSRELFFGREDDVRRWDCGINGGRELCFDRNIDDRRLECVISGGRELSFDRDNDRIRLDYGFSDGISSQLENRQQEFLESNLGLRRFSGRLGSGGSKRQFHRPRKMNRVQKKSALHRIQLGKARRNYIRGKKILNNLSSSSLRGRDKKNFEFSETITKDNQGTEQSPVDLTISFKSNSLVAKAILAPSSPVSKEDICLSTRNLKIRKINNMADAGSANSSEVVTEQMTGFQSGVLCPRIELPENFSVSGNGNVTAYKPNSSEVVTAQMPGFQSGVLCPQIELLEKFDVSGNEAPKDMHSHGLNNFTSGRRLGRKPKKKKSRKKILHGARLQLSEDSSKIVDFESSTFSTSDASKLSIASEKVDFGSDTNRPSFSGQKMKDTSLNILYTSLHLSDDVSTEGPAKDADCASQLGTNEVTVHADGSYLANENISVELHVRGSILDLEKCLLDPKDLLTSLGAGRVDGINEQPFQDGLVLFESAFDELPFKCASSVEVEDIAGLSRHRESNIPKVQKDKHLSEHHKSCASECENSSCKGVENVNYDKRSADINSKEFFLEPVTIPEIEGYCSSNPRDAKIPVAAAVADCSSVSLGTATRSNFLSADHKGTVAEADISLVKTVGQSYKDGANLSNESGCIEGTFESKIKRKRKRKRKGKGKARGTQLGISGSNATEPIDKDSFVDDELANLLATDISSVKKAVFPGAAENSEVKFSLKEGPSVDEDSHPDAVDFSGDGSFLGNIKKRKVVSPRLNFSSYLVDDSIGDCLASNDLKLDQVSLRLAEQDADQSEETLPAMHLASADGSEDFFIPKMDGTLAYGDNNVHLKDDLSFIGNTLSMCANGSDYRTTQSGDELVASGFDTPSCISSPEDLLSHTDFHSESEMIFEGFQSSNIKPVSRHSSTFSLRKSIENATSGHLQTITKVPPLLPQKTDKVPSSKNKLNSLVPNIFSGHPASNFHTSRKFPSTHFTKSRTWHRTDQLSINVSRPTIRPCPLPQNRSPKTPRISQSSYVRKGNSLVRKPSSSGVTAAHTSSSSVYPTRPCMDYVKKNQVKVNTPCIPRIGKVNTCESSRSLLTNHTGRSLRSASCHSPESLPVTNSLGSGGPAKTSDTLKETVKSFEIPECQTGSGNNSDSLSTLVKESLGKKISYVKRRSNQLIATSDSKDLSTPGLDKSQASLSDGYYKNSKNQLIRVSSESHTRKGDSMETLSVHSLGSQTILPSSFGKRQSSKGFSKTYKLSKLPLVWNLNGAQLPNKSSNSLGPRKVWPYLFPWRRATYRRRSLSTISQKLLLSSKRGAIYTRSTHGYSLRISKVLSVCGRSLKWSKSIERSSKKANEEATRAVAAAEKRKKEEKGAIAVLSKSRNHVFRKSVVNVKLCPGERIFRIGSERYKMDPSRRSLHRITEEEEPSPSDVLQSENNFKKSYVPRRLLIGNDEYVRIGTGNQLVRDPKKRTRVLASEKVRWSLRTARLRLARKRKYCQFFTRFGKCNKSDGKCPYIHDSSKIAVCTKFLNGSCTDSDCKLTHKVIPERMPDCSYFLKGSCFNENCPYRHVNLNSESSICKRFLRGYCADGNECRKKHTYVCPAFESTGICPRSSMCKLHHPKKKTEKKPESEQKIVRGRYFDGGLIDAAECSMATGEKPPAEVEDEIVCEEEKYPDYISLDISNDDPRDEYIMTCKMH, from the exons ATGGATCTACCGCCGCGCTTCCGCCGTCATCCCAGGTACGGTAACGCTCCCCACCCGCCTCGTTTCGTTTATCACCATCTTACGCCGCTGTCCCCGCCGCCGCCGCTCCTTTTGCCACCGCGTATTCTTCTCCCGCCGCTGCTTCCACAGCATCACGATGGGCAACTTCCGTTCCCCTTACATTTCTCCTCTTCACCATATATACCTATTCCGGAAAGATCCTATTTCCAGGAATTGGATCCGCTGAGAAAACCTTATCTTGATCGCTACCACGTTCCGCTGATACCACCTCCACGTCAAGACAACTTACCTTTTCGAATCATACATGATTATCCGCTGCGAGACTCAATCATAGAAGATCAGATTTTTCGTCGGGGTTGTAATAATAGTTCCTATGATTTGCCCCGAACTTGGGACCGAGAATTGCCCTGTGGTTCGACGGAAGGTAATTCTATGATTTCTGAGATGGGGCATCGCGATAGATACAGTAGTTCTAGGGTTTCTGGCATAGAAGCTCGTGACATGTGGTGGAAGGATGCGAACGCTGATGCTAGGAGGTGGGACAATGGGAGTCGTGAATTGTTCTTTGGTAGAGAAGATGATGTTAGGAGATGGGACTGTGGTATCAATGGGGGTCGTGAGCTGTGCTTTGACAGGAACATTGATGATAGGAGATTGGAATGTGTTATCAGTGGAGGTCGTGAGTTGTCCTTTGACAGGGATAATGATAGGATCAGGTTGGATTATGGTTTTAGTGATGGGATTTCTTCGCAACTAGAAAATAGACAGCAAGAATTTTTGGAGAGTAATTTGGGTTTGCGTAGATTTAGTGGTAGGTTAGGGAGTGGGGGTAGTAAGAGACAGTTTCATAGGCCTAGGAAGATGAATAGAGTGCAAAAAAAGAGTGCTTTGCATAGGATTCAGTTAGGAAAAGCACGCAGAAATTACATTAGAGgtaagaaaattttgaataatctGAGTAGCAGTAGTTTGAGAGGGAGAGATAAAAAGAACTTTGAGTTCTCGGAAACAATTACAAAGGATAATCAAGGGACAGAGCAGAGTCCAGTGGACCTTACTATCTCATTTAAGTCAAATTCTCTTGTGGCAAAGGCTATTTTAGCACCATCAAGTCCAGTTTCTAAGGAGGATATATGTTTGTCAACAAGGAATCTGAAGattagaaaaattaataatatggcTGATGCAGGATCAGCCAACTCCAGTGAGGTTGTAACAGAACAAATGACAGGATTCCAATCTGGTGTTCTTTGTCCCCGAATAGAGCTGCCTGAAAACTTCAGTGTTTCTGGAAATGGAAACGTGACTGCGTATAAGCCTAACTCAAGCGAGGTTGTAACGGCACAAATGCCAGGATTCCAATCTGGTGTGCTTTGTCCTCAAATAGAGCTGCTTGAAAAGTTTGATGTTTCTGGAAATGAAGCTCCGAAAGACATGCATTCACATGgtttaaataattttacatCTGGCAGAAGACTTGGACgcaaaccaaagaaaaaaaaaagcagaaaGAAGATTTTGCATGGGGCCAGGTTGCAGTTGTCTGAGGACAGTAGTaaaattgttgattttgaaaGTTCCACTTTTAGCACATCTGATGCATCAAAGCTAAGTATAGCTTCAGAGAAAGTAGATTTTGGCAGTGATACAAATAGGCCCTCCTTTTCAGGTCAAAAGATGAAAGACACCAGTTTAAACATTTTATATACTTCTCTGCACTTGTCTGATGATGTGAGTACTGAGGGCCCTGCCAAGGATGCTGATTGTGCAAGCCAATTGGGAACCAATGAGGTCACAGTTCATGCAGATGGATCATACTTAGCTAATGAAAACATTAGTGTTGAGTTACATGTACGAGGTTCTATATTGGATTTGGAGAAGTGCTTGCTTGATCCTAAAGATCTATTGACTAGTTTGGGTGCTGGCAGGGTGGATGGTATTAATGAGCAGCCTTTTCAGGATGGACTGGTGTTGTTTGAAAGTGCTTTTGACGAATTACCTTTCAAATGTGCATCTTCAGTTGAAGTTGAAGATATTGCTGGCTTGTCAAGGCATCGTGAAAGTAATATCCCCAAGGTTCAGAAAGACAAACATCTTTCGGAACATCACAAATCTTGTGCTTCAGAGTGTGAAAACTCATCGTGTAAGGGGGTAGAGAATGTCAACTACGATAAGAGGTCTGCAGATATAAATTCAAAGGAATTCTTCCTGGAACCGGTAACTATACCTGAAATTGAAGGTTATTGTTCATCAAACCCAAGGGATGCAAAAATTCCAGTGGCTGCTGCTGTTGCTGATTGTTCAAGCGTGAGTTTGGGCACTGCGACCAGGTCTAATTTTCTTTCAGCGGATCATAAAGGTACTGTAGCTGAAGCTGATATTTCTTTAGTAAAAACTGTTGGCCAATCATACAAAGATGGGGCCAATTTGTCCAATGAAAGTGGCTGTATCGAAGGAACTTTTGAGTCCAAGATtaagaggaagaggaagaggaagaggaagGGGAAGGGGAAGGCTAGAGGTACTCAATTGGGTATCTCTGGTTCAAATGCTACCGAGCCCATTGATAAGGATAGCTTTGTAGATGATGAACTTGCTAATCTTTTGGCAACAGATATTTCATCTGTCAAAAAAGCTGTTTTTCCTGGTGCTGCAGAAAATTCTGAGGTGAAATTCAGTTTAAAAGAAGGGCCCTCTGTAGATGAAGATTCCCACCCGGATGCTGTTGACTTTTCTGGAGATGGATCATTTCTTGGGAACATAAAGAAGAGGAAAGTTGTTAGCCCAAGATTGAATTTTTCATCTTATTTAGTTGATGATTCAATTGGAGATTGCCTTGCTAGCAATGACTTGAAACTTGATCAGGTGTCTCTCAGACTAGCCGAACAGGATGCTGATCAAAGTGAAGAAACTCTTCCAGCCATGCACCTGGCAAGCGCAGATGGTAGTGAAGACTTTTTTATTCCAAAGATGGATGGCACCCTGGCTTATGGTGACAACAATGTTCATCTGAAGGATGACCTGTCTTTCATTGGAAACACTTTGTCAATGTGTGCTAATGGAAGTGATTATCGTACTACTCAATCTGGCGATGAACTGGTGGCATCTGGCTTTGATACTCCATCCTGCATCAGTTCTCCTGAAGATTTACTTTCTCATACAGACTTCCATTCAGAAAGTGAAATGATTTTTGAGGGATTTCAATCATCTAACATAAAGCCTGTGTCTAGACATTCTTCAACCTTCTCTCTTAGGAAATCTATAGAGAATGCAACTTCTGGCCACTTACAAACTATTACAAAGGTCCCACCATTATTACCTCAGAAAACAGATAAAGTGCCCTCAAGTAAAAACAAACTGAACTCTTTGGTCCCTAACATTTTTTCTGGTCATCCTGCTTCTAATTTTCACACTTCAAGGAAATTCCCTTCTACTCATTTTACAAAATCAAGGACATGGCATCGAACCGATCAATTATCCATCAATGTCTCTAGACCAACAATACGGCCTTGTCCTCTTCCTCAAAATCGTTCACCAAAGACGCCGAGGATTTCTCAGAGTTCATATGTTCGTAAGGGTAATAGCCTAGTAAGAAAACCTTCATCATCAGGCGTTACTGCAGCTCATACTTCAAGTTCCTCAGTTTATCCGACAAGGCCTTGTATggattatgttaaaaaaaaccaAGTCAAGGTTAATACTCCATGTATACCGAGAATAGGTAAGGTAAATACTTGTGAAAGTTCTCGGTCACTGCTCACAAATCATACTGGAAGATCGTTGAGAAGTGCATCTTGCCACTCGCCAGAGTCTTTGCCTGTGACAAATTCCCTTGGAAGTGGTGGTCCTGCAAAAACTTCAGATACTTTAAAAGAGACTGTGAAGTCTTTTGAAATTCCTGAATGCCAAACTGGTTCAGGTAATAATTCAGACAGCCTGAGTACTCTTGTTAAAGAGAGCCTGGGGAAGAAGATATCGTATGTCAAGCGAAGATCAAATCAGTTGATTGCAACTTCTGATTCTAAAGATTTATCTACACCAGGCCTAGATAAGTCTCAAGCATCATTATCTGATGGCTACTACAAGAATAGTAAAAATCAGCTTATAAGAGTATCTTCAGAAAGTCATACCAGAAAAGGAGATTCAATGGAAACTTTAAGCGTGCACAGCCTTGGGTCTCAAACAATTTTACCTTCAAGTTTTGGCAAGCGACAGTCAAGTAAAG GTTTTTCCAAAACGTACAAATTGTCTAAATTGCCATTGGTGTGGAATCTAAATGGTGCTCAATTGCCAAACAAAAGTAGCAATTCATTAGGACCTCGCAAAGTGTGGCCATATTTGTTTCCATGGAGAAGAGCTACTTATAGGAGACGTTCCTTGTCCACAATCAG CCAAAAATTGCTTCTATCAAGTAAAAGAGGAGCCATTTACACGAGATCAACTCATGGCTATTCTCTCAGGATTTCCAAGGTGTTGAGTGTTTGTGGCCGTAGTTTAAAGTGGTCAAAATCAATTGAGAGAAGCTCAAAGAAAGCTAATGAG GAAGCTACACGAGCAGTTGCGGCAGCTGAGAAGAGgaaaaaagaagagaagggTGCTATTGCCGTACTTTCAAAGAGCAGAAATCACGTTTTTCGTAAGTCGGTTGTTAATGTAAAGCTGTGTCCAG GGGAACGGATATTTCGTATTGGTTCTGAGAGATACAAAATGGATCCATCTAGGAGGAGTCTTCACAGGATTACAG AAGAGGAAGAACCATCACCTTCGGATGTTCTCCAATCTgagaataattttaaaaaatcttatgTTCCCAGGAGATTGCTTATCGGCAATGATGA ATATGTTCGAATTGGTACTGGTAACCAGCTGGTTAGAGATCCAAAGAAACGAACTCGTGTACTGGCGAGCGAGAAAGTTCGATGGAGTTTGCGTACTGCAAGATTGCGATTGGctagaaagagaaaatattgTCAGTTTTTTACTAGATTTGGAAAATGCAACAAGAGTGATGGAAAATGCCCTTATATCCATGATTCCTCTAAAATAGCGGTCTGCACTAAATTTCTGAATGGTTCATGCACCGACAGTGACTGCAAATTAACTCACAAG GTTATTCCTGAGAGAATGCCAGATTGTTCTTACTTTCTGAAAG GGTCATGCTTTAATGAAAATTGTCCCTATAGACACGTCAATCTGAATTCTGAATCCTCGATTTGTAAAAGATTTCTCAGGGGTTACTGCGCAGATGGGAATGAG
- the LOC140960741 gene encoding uncharacterized protein isoform X2, producing MDLPPRFRRHPRYGNAPHPPRFVYHHLTPLSPPPPLLLPPRILLPPLLPQHHDGQLPFPLHFSSSPYIPIPERSYFQELDPLRKPYLDRYHVPLIPPPRQDNLPFRIIHDYPLRDSIIEDQIFRRGCNNSSYDLPRTWDRELPCGSTEGNSMISEMGHRDRYSSSRVSGIEARDMWWKDANADARRWDNGSRELFFGREDDVRRWDCGINGGRELCFDRNIDDRRLECVISGGRELSFDRDNDRIRLDYGFSDGISSQLENRQQEFLESNLGLRRFSGRLGSGGSKRQFHRPRKMNRVQKKSALHRIQLGKARRNYIRGKKILNNLSSSSLRGRDKKNFEFSETITKDNQGTEQSPVDLTISFKSNSLVAKAILAPSSPVSKEDICLSTRNLKIRKINNMADAGSANSSEVVTEQMTGFQSGVLCPRIELPENFSVSGNGNVTAYKPNSSEVVTAQMPGFQSGVLCPQIELLEKFDVSGNEAPKDMHSHGLNNFTSGRRLGRKPKKKKSRKKILHGARLQLSEDSSKIVDFESSTFSTSDASKLSIASEKVDFGSDTNRPSFSGQKMKDTSLNILYTSLHLSDDVSTEGPAKDADCASQLGTNEVTVHADGSYLANENISVELHVRGSILDLEKCLLDPKDLLTSLGAGRVDGINEQPFQDGLVLFESAFDELPFKCASSVEVEDIAGLSRHRESNIPKVQKDKHLSEHHKSCASECENSSCKGVENVNYDKRSADINSKEFFLEPVTIPEIEGYCSSNPRDAKIPVAAAVADCSSVSLGTATRSNFLSADHKGTVAEADISLVKTVGQSYKDGANLSNESGCIEGTFESKIKRKRKRKRKGKGKARGTQLGISGSNATEPIDKDSFVDDELANLLATDISSVKKAVFPGAAENSEVKFSLKEGPSVDEDSHPDAVDFSGDGSFLGNIKKRKVVSPRLNFSSYLVDDSIGDCLASNDLKLDQVSLRLAEQDADQSEETLPAMHLASADGSEDFFIPKMDGTLAYGDNNVHLKDDLSFIGNTLSMCANGSDYRTTQSGDELVASGFDTPSCISSPEDLLSHTDFHSESEMIFEGFQSSNIKPVSRHSSTFSLRKSIENATSGHLQTITKVPPLLPQKTDKVPSSKNKLNSLVPNIFSGHPASNFHTSRKFPSTHFTKSRTWHRTDQLSINVSRPTIRPCPLPQNRSPKTPRISQSSYVRKGNSLVRKPSSSGVTAAHTSSSSVYPTRPCMDYVKKNQVKVNTPCIPRIGKVNTCESSRSLLTNHTGRSLRSASCHSPESLPVTNSLGSGGPAKTSDTLKETVKSFEIPECQTGSGNNSDSLSTLVKESLGKKISYVKRRSNQLIATSDSKDLSTPGLDKSQASLSDGYYKNSKNQLIRVSSESHTRKGDSMETLSVHSLGSQTILPSSFGKRQSSKGFSKTYKLSKLPLVWNLNGAQLPNKSSNSLGPRKVWPYLFPWRRATYRRRSLSTISQKLLLSSKRGAIYTRSTHGYSLRISKVLSVCGRSLKWSKSIERSSKKANEEATRAVAAAEKRKKEEKGAIAVLSKSRNHVFRKSVVNVKLCPGERIFRIGSERYKMDPSRRSLHRITGYWAPVLISLWGLCMY from the exons ATGGATCTACCGCCGCGCTTCCGCCGTCATCCCAGGTACGGTAACGCTCCCCACCCGCCTCGTTTCGTTTATCACCATCTTACGCCGCTGTCCCCGCCGCCGCCGCTCCTTTTGCCACCGCGTATTCTTCTCCCGCCGCTGCTTCCACAGCATCACGATGGGCAACTTCCGTTCCCCTTACATTTCTCCTCTTCACCATATATACCTATTCCGGAAAGATCCTATTTCCAGGAATTGGATCCGCTGAGAAAACCTTATCTTGATCGCTACCACGTTCCGCTGATACCACCTCCACGTCAAGACAACTTACCTTTTCGAATCATACATGATTATCCGCTGCGAGACTCAATCATAGAAGATCAGATTTTTCGTCGGGGTTGTAATAATAGTTCCTATGATTTGCCCCGAACTTGGGACCGAGAATTGCCCTGTGGTTCGACGGAAGGTAATTCTATGATTTCTGAGATGGGGCATCGCGATAGATACAGTAGTTCTAGGGTTTCTGGCATAGAAGCTCGTGACATGTGGTGGAAGGATGCGAACGCTGATGCTAGGAGGTGGGACAATGGGAGTCGTGAATTGTTCTTTGGTAGAGAAGATGATGTTAGGAGATGGGACTGTGGTATCAATGGGGGTCGTGAGCTGTGCTTTGACAGGAACATTGATGATAGGAGATTGGAATGTGTTATCAGTGGAGGTCGTGAGTTGTCCTTTGACAGGGATAATGATAGGATCAGGTTGGATTATGGTTTTAGTGATGGGATTTCTTCGCAACTAGAAAATAGACAGCAAGAATTTTTGGAGAGTAATTTGGGTTTGCGTAGATTTAGTGGTAGGTTAGGGAGTGGGGGTAGTAAGAGACAGTTTCATAGGCCTAGGAAGATGAATAGAGTGCAAAAAAAGAGTGCTTTGCATAGGATTCAGTTAGGAAAAGCACGCAGAAATTACATTAGAGgtaagaaaattttgaataatctGAGTAGCAGTAGTTTGAGAGGGAGAGATAAAAAGAACTTTGAGTTCTCGGAAACAATTACAAAGGATAATCAAGGGACAGAGCAGAGTCCAGTGGACCTTACTATCTCATTTAAGTCAAATTCTCTTGTGGCAAAGGCTATTTTAGCACCATCAAGTCCAGTTTCTAAGGAGGATATATGTTTGTCAACAAGGAATCTGAAGattagaaaaattaataatatggcTGATGCAGGATCAGCCAACTCCAGTGAGGTTGTAACAGAACAAATGACAGGATTCCAATCTGGTGTTCTTTGTCCCCGAATAGAGCTGCCTGAAAACTTCAGTGTTTCTGGAAATGGAAACGTGACTGCGTATAAGCCTAACTCAAGCGAGGTTGTAACGGCACAAATGCCAGGATTCCAATCTGGTGTGCTTTGTCCTCAAATAGAGCTGCTTGAAAAGTTTGATGTTTCTGGAAATGAAGCTCCGAAAGACATGCATTCACATGgtttaaataattttacatCTGGCAGAAGACTTGGACgcaaaccaaagaaaaaaaaaagcagaaaGAAGATTTTGCATGGGGCCAGGTTGCAGTTGTCTGAGGACAGTAGTaaaattgttgattttgaaaGTTCCACTTTTAGCACATCTGATGCATCAAAGCTAAGTATAGCTTCAGAGAAAGTAGATTTTGGCAGTGATACAAATAGGCCCTCCTTTTCAGGTCAAAAGATGAAAGACACCAGTTTAAACATTTTATATACTTCTCTGCACTTGTCTGATGATGTGAGTACTGAGGGCCCTGCCAAGGATGCTGATTGTGCAAGCCAATTGGGAACCAATGAGGTCACAGTTCATGCAGATGGATCATACTTAGCTAATGAAAACATTAGTGTTGAGTTACATGTACGAGGTTCTATATTGGATTTGGAGAAGTGCTTGCTTGATCCTAAAGATCTATTGACTAGTTTGGGTGCTGGCAGGGTGGATGGTATTAATGAGCAGCCTTTTCAGGATGGACTGGTGTTGTTTGAAAGTGCTTTTGACGAATTACCTTTCAAATGTGCATCTTCAGTTGAAGTTGAAGATATTGCTGGCTTGTCAAGGCATCGTGAAAGTAATATCCCCAAGGTTCAGAAAGACAAACATCTTTCGGAACATCACAAATCTTGTGCTTCAGAGTGTGAAAACTCATCGTGTAAGGGGGTAGAGAATGTCAACTACGATAAGAGGTCTGCAGATATAAATTCAAAGGAATTCTTCCTGGAACCGGTAACTATACCTGAAATTGAAGGTTATTGTTCATCAAACCCAAGGGATGCAAAAATTCCAGTGGCTGCTGCTGTTGCTGATTGTTCAAGCGTGAGTTTGGGCACTGCGACCAGGTCTAATTTTCTTTCAGCGGATCATAAAGGTACTGTAGCTGAAGCTGATATTTCTTTAGTAAAAACTGTTGGCCAATCATACAAAGATGGGGCCAATTTGTCCAATGAAAGTGGCTGTATCGAAGGAACTTTTGAGTCCAAGATtaagaggaagaggaagaggaagaggaagGGGAAGGGGAAGGCTAGAGGTACTCAATTGGGTATCTCTGGTTCAAATGCTACCGAGCCCATTGATAAGGATAGCTTTGTAGATGATGAACTTGCTAATCTTTTGGCAACAGATATTTCATCTGTCAAAAAAGCTGTTTTTCCTGGTGCTGCAGAAAATTCTGAGGTGAAATTCAGTTTAAAAGAAGGGCCCTCTGTAGATGAAGATTCCCACCCGGATGCTGTTGACTTTTCTGGAGATGGATCATTTCTTGGGAACATAAAGAAGAGGAAAGTTGTTAGCCCAAGATTGAATTTTTCATCTTATTTAGTTGATGATTCAATTGGAGATTGCCTTGCTAGCAATGACTTGAAACTTGATCAGGTGTCTCTCAGACTAGCCGAACAGGATGCTGATCAAAGTGAAGAAACTCTTCCAGCCATGCACCTGGCAAGCGCAGATGGTAGTGAAGACTTTTTTATTCCAAAGATGGATGGCACCCTGGCTTATGGTGACAACAATGTTCATCTGAAGGATGACCTGTCTTTCATTGGAAACACTTTGTCAATGTGTGCTAATGGAAGTGATTATCGTACTACTCAATCTGGCGATGAACTGGTGGCATCTGGCTTTGATACTCCATCCTGCATCAGTTCTCCTGAAGATTTACTTTCTCATACAGACTTCCATTCAGAAAGTGAAATGATTTTTGAGGGATTTCAATCATCTAACATAAAGCCTGTGTCTAGACATTCTTCAACCTTCTCTCTTAGGAAATCTATAGAGAATGCAACTTCTGGCCACTTACAAACTATTACAAAGGTCCCACCATTATTACCTCAGAAAACAGATAAAGTGCCCTCAAGTAAAAACAAACTGAACTCTTTGGTCCCTAACATTTTTTCTGGTCATCCTGCTTCTAATTTTCACACTTCAAGGAAATTCCCTTCTACTCATTTTACAAAATCAAGGACATGGCATCGAACCGATCAATTATCCATCAATGTCTCTAGACCAACAATACGGCCTTGTCCTCTTCCTCAAAATCGTTCACCAAAGACGCCGAGGATTTCTCAGAGTTCATATGTTCGTAAGGGTAATAGCCTAGTAAGAAAACCTTCATCATCAGGCGTTACTGCAGCTCATACTTCAAGTTCCTCAGTTTATCCGACAAGGCCTTGTATggattatgttaaaaaaaaccaAGTCAAGGTTAATACTCCATGTATACCGAGAATAGGTAAGGTAAATACTTGTGAAAGTTCTCGGTCACTGCTCACAAATCATACTGGAAGATCGTTGAGAAGTGCATCTTGCCACTCGCCAGAGTCTTTGCCTGTGACAAATTCCCTTGGAAGTGGTGGTCCTGCAAAAACTTCAGATACTTTAAAAGAGACTGTGAAGTCTTTTGAAATTCCTGAATGCCAAACTGGTTCAGGTAATAATTCAGACAGCCTGAGTACTCTTGTTAAAGAGAGCCTGGGGAAGAAGATATCGTATGTCAAGCGAAGATCAAATCAGTTGATTGCAACTTCTGATTCTAAAGATTTATCTACACCAGGCCTAGATAAGTCTCAAGCATCATTATCTGATGGCTACTACAAGAATAGTAAAAATCAGCTTATAAGAGTATCTTCAGAAAGTCATACCAGAAAAGGAGATTCAATGGAAACTTTAAGCGTGCACAGCCTTGGGTCTCAAACAATTTTACCTTCAAGTTTTGGCAAGCGACAGTCAAGTAAAG GTTTTTCCAAAACGTACAAATTGTCTAAATTGCCATTGGTGTGGAATCTAAATGGTGCTCAATTGCCAAACAAAAGTAGCAATTCATTAGGACCTCGCAAAGTGTGGCCATATTTGTTTCCATGGAGAAGAGCTACTTATAGGAGACGTTCCTTGTCCACAATCAG CCAAAAATTGCTTCTATCAAGTAAAAGAGGAGCCATTTACACGAGATCAACTCATGGCTATTCTCTCAGGATTTCCAAGGTGTTGAGTGTTTGTGGCCGTAGTTTAAAGTGGTCAAAATCAATTGAGAGAAGCTCAAAGAAAGCTAATGAG GAAGCTACACGAGCAGTTGCGGCAGCTGAGAAGAGgaaaaaagaagagaagggTGCTATTGCCGTACTTTCAAAGAGCAGAAATCACGTTTTTCGTAAGTCGGTTGTTAATGTAAAGCTGTGTCCAG GGGAACGGATATTTCGTATTGGTTCTGAGAGATACAAAATGGATCCATCTAGGAGGAGTCTTCACAGGATTACAG GGTACTGGGCACCCGTGTTGATTTCTCTGTGGGGACTGTGTATGTATTAG